A stretch of the Halanaerobiales bacterium genome encodes the following:
- a CDS encoding isoprenylcysteine carboxylmethyltransferase family protein — protein sequence MNSFILVIPIIFIRYILIRIISDEEAIERAGFFPPTEGKEQVAFYVYQITTLILLIYLFFSNIKFNIVLSYVGLIVFIIGMLLYIKSIIDFSKPQESGINNNGLYKYSRNPMYVAFFLYFLGCSFLINSLFYFIILLIFQISVHYLILSEERWCIKEFGVEYQKYMKKVRRYI from the coding sequence ATGAATTCCTTTATTCTAGTAATACCAATTATTTTTATTCGTTATATCCTTATAAGAATTATAAGTGATGAAGAAGCTATAGAAAGAGCAGGTTTTTTTCCTCCAACAGAAGGGAAAGAACAAGTTGCTTTTTATGTCTATCAAATTACAACACTTATTTTACTAATATATTTATTTTTTTCAAACATTAAATTTAATATTGTTTTAAGTTATGTGGGTTTAATTGTATTTATAATAGGAATGTTATTATATATTAAATCAATTATAGATTTTTCAAAACCTCAAGAAAGTGGAATAAATAATAATGGGCTATATAAATATTCGCGTAATCCTATGTACGTAGCTTTCTTTTTATATTTTTTGGGTTGTAGCTTTTTAATAAATTCACTTTTTTATTTTATAATATTACTTATATTTCAAATTTCAGTTCATTATCTTATATTATCAGAAGAAAGATGGTGTATTAAAGAGTTTGGAGTAGAATACCAAAAGTATATGAAGAAAGTTAGACGTTATATTTAA
- a CDS encoding MASE3 domain-containing protein has translation MTKLNKALFGDEFNKSYIILAGIILLLIILSFKNFLLFHSLIELSSIIISFIIFIIAIYTHEKSKNYFLVFLGITLGFVGLLDLLHTLVYEGMGVFPNLGANLPTQLWIIARYIESGGFVLALWSIKYNKSYNIKKLIYIFLSLLFIIFLSLYFNIFPKAFVEGSGLTGFKIISEYIISLILVYSLYLLNQNKDYFEKDVYKIVFFSIIMTIFSEISFTFYVNVYGISNITGHVFKLLSVILVFKAIIDTGFKRPYDLLYRQLKLQKEEIEKLSFTDQLTGLYNRRFFEEEMKRLDTERQLPLSFIMADLNGLKIINDSYGHEKGDEILIQAAKILKESLREEDILARQGGDEFAVLLPNTTKKDTEKIEKRIKEKCKKTQNNMIPISIALGIATKEKLNQDIEDVFKKADDKMYKNKLAESRSSKSNIVEGLINVLNSKSNETKEHSVRMTKLGFKFGQKLKLSNSDQNRLSILTTLHDIGKININEKILKKKGSLKDKEWESIKKHSEYGYKIAKSSEEFAAVAKDILAHHEKWDGNGYPKGSEGEDIPYLARIISIIDAYDVMTNNRPYSKAISKEEALTEIKNCAGSQFDPELAKEFIELKTTN, from the coding sequence ATGACCAAATTAAATAAGGCATTATTTGGAGATGAGTTTAATAAATCATATATTATATTAGCAGGAATAATATTATTATTAATTATTTTAAGTTTTAAAAATTTTTTGTTATTTCATTCATTGATTGAATTATCTAGTATTATAATATCATTTATTATATTTATAATAGCTATCTATACTCATGAAAAAAGCAAAAATTATTTTTTGGTTTTTTTAGGAATTACATTGGGATTTGTAGGACTTCTTGATTTATTGCACACCTTGGTTTATGAGGGTATGGGAGTTTTTCCTAATCTTGGAGCTAATCTCCCTACTCAATTATGGATTATAGCTAGATATATAGAGAGTGGTGGTTTTGTTTTAGCTCTTTGGTCAATTAAATATAATAAGAGTTATAATATAAAAAAACTAATTTATATATTTTTATCTTTGTTATTTATTATATTTCTATCTTTATATTTTAATATATTTCCCAAGGCTTTTGTTGAAGGTAGTGGACTTACTGGTTTTAAGATTATAAGTGAATATATAATCTCTTTAATTCTTGTTTATAGTTTATATTTGTTAAATCAAAATAAAGATTATTTTGAAAAAGATGTCTATAAGATAGTATTTTTTTCAATAATAATGACTATTTTTTCTGAGATATCTTTTACATTTTATGTTAATGTTTATGGTATTTCTAATATTACTGGTCATGTATTTAAATTATTATCTGTTATTTTAGTTTTTAAAGCTATTATAGATACAGGTTTTAAAAGGCCCTATGATTTACTATATCGTCAATTAAAACTTCAAAAAGAAGAAATTGAAAAATTATCTTTTACTGATCAATTAACTGGTCTTTATAATCGTAGATTTTTTGAGGAAGAAATGAAAAGATTGGATACAGAAAGACAACTTCCCTTAAGTTTTATTATGGCTGATCTTAATGGTTTAAAAATCATTAATGATAGTTATGGACACGAGAAAGGTGATGAAATACTAATTCAAGCAGCTAAAATTTTAAAAGAATCACTTCGTGAAGAAGATATATTGGCAAGACAAGGGGGAGATGAGTTCGCTGTTTTGCTTCCAAATACTACAAAAAAAGATACAGAAAAAATTGAAAAAAGAATAAAAGAAAAATGCAAAAAGACTCAAAATAACATGATACCAATTTCTATTGCTCTTGGTATAGCAACTAAAGAAAAATTAAATCAGGATATTGAAGATGTATTTAAAAAAGCTGATGATAAAATGTATAAAAATAAATTAGCTGAAAGTAGAAGTAGTAAGAGTAATATAGTTGAGGGATTAATAAATGTTTTAAATTCAAAAAGTAATGAAACAAAGGAACATTCTGTTAGAATGACAAAGTTAGGTTTTAAGTTTGGGCAGAAATTAAAACTTTCAAATTCAGATCAAAATAGACTTTCTATTTTGACAACTTTGCATGATATAGGTAAAATAAATATTAATGAGAAGATTCTTAAAAAGAAAGGTAGTTTAAAAGATAAAGAGTGGGAAAGCATAAAAAAACATTCGGAATATGGTTATAAAATAGCTAAATCTTCTGAAGAATTTGCAGCAGTAGCTAAAGATATTTTAGCTCATCATGAAAAATGGGATGGAAATGGATATCCAAAAGGAAGTGAAGGTGAAGATATACCTTATTTAGCAAGAATTATTTCAATTATAGATGCTTATGATGTAATGACAAATAATAGACCTTATAGTAAAGCAATATCAAAAGAAGAAGCTTTAACTGAGATCAAAAATTGTGCTGGTAGTCAGTTTGATCCTGAGTTAGCTAAAGAGTTTATAGAACTTAAAACTACTAATTGA
- a CDS encoding PAS domain S-box protein: MTGHSNDIFNNINDIVWSVSWPDLKVKFVSKAVKDITGYSREKIQKNLIPIKRITHPEDKKIHDRALKQLKENGYEEREFRIISKEGNIKWIHDRGEMIYNKNNEPIRAEGIMRDITERKEQRKELEMMDFTLDKSSMLIFRTTPEGIIDYVNETVLNKLNYDENNLIGKHVKKILKKYNYVDRIKFWEKIKNSISMTYEREFITKKGNKIPVEMTSQYFKYEDREYEFAFAKDITERKKLEKNLKEKNELFNSVLESIQDGISVLSSDLTINYINSTMKEWYKSNLPLKGKKCFKAYYNEKDKCKNCPVLKTLETGKMERQIKKQPEEFELDYIEIFSYPIWDENEENMTGVVEFVRDISDRLKQREKLEMMNFTVNKSNLLIFRVKSDGIIEYVNDTVLDKLEYKREDLVGNNTKKIVKAKDNYIEREKFWNRIKESKAITYERKFITKSGNKFPVEITSQYYNYEDKEYEFVFAKDITKRKEQEKKIKEQKAYFEQLFNNSTEAIVLLDNNHRVIKTNKKFESLFGFKQSELKNKNLDNYILPENLIDEGKNYTKRAKQGEKIAKESIRKTKNGQKINVYLQGFPIKLANGHIGIYAIYRDITERKKREEKIEYLSYKDQLTDLYNRRFFEEEMKRLDTQRKLPISIIMADLNGLKIINDSYGHEKGDEILKRTAKILKNSIRKEDVLARQGGDEFAILLPQTQKDEAQEVINRIKRKTDKTRDEVIPISIALGVATKENKEQNIDNILKKADDNMYQNKLSESRSSKSNIVQGLLNTLSAKSPETKEHTKRMAELSKKLGNKLKLSNSELNKLSLLATLHDIGKTTISEKILNKSENLSKEEWKILKEHSETGYKIATASNEFSVVAEEILSHHENWDGSGYPRGIKGENIPYLARIISIIDAYDVMTTNKPYSKAISKKAALNEIKECAGSQFDPELAQKFIELKK; encoded by the coding sequence ATGACTGGACATTCAAATGATATTTTTAATAATATAAATGATATAGTCTGGTCTGTTTCCTGGCCGGATTTAAAAGTGAAATTTGTTAGTAAAGCAGTCAAAGATATCACCGGTTATTCAAGAGAAAAAATACAAAAAAATCTTATTCCCATTAAAAGAATTACCCATCCTGAAGATAAAAAAATACATGATAGGGCACTTAAGCAATTAAAAGAAAATGGTTATGAAGAAAGAGAATTTAGAATAATATCTAAAGAGGGTAACATTAAATGGATTCATGACCGGGGAGAAATGATTTATAATAAAAATAATGAACCTATAAGAGCAGAAGGAATAATGAGAGATATAACAGAAAGAAAAGAACAAAGAAAAGAGCTTGAAATGATGGATTTTACTCTTGACAAATCAAGTATGTTGATTTTTAGAACTACTCCTGAAGGAATAATAGATTATGTTAATGAAACTGTATTAAACAAACTAAATTATGATGAAAACAATCTTATTGGCAAACATGTAAAAAAAATATTAAAAAAATATAATTATGTAGATAGAATAAAATTTTGGGAAAAAATAAAAAATTCTATTTCTATGACTTATGAAAGAGAATTTATTACTAAAAAAGGTAATAAAATACCTGTTGAAATGACAAGTCAATATTTTAAATATGAAGATAGAGAATATGAGTTTGCTTTTGCAAAAGATATAACGGAAAGAAAAAAATTAGAAAAAAATCTTAAGGAAAAAAATGAATTATTTAATAGTGTTTTAGAAAGTATCCAGGATGGGATTAGTGTATTAAGTTCTGATTTAACAATCAATTATATAAATTCTACTATGAAAGAATGGTATAAAAGCAATTTACCTCTTAAAGGAAAAAAATGTTTTAAAGCCTATTATAATGAAAAAGATAAATGTAAAAATTGTCCTGTTTTAAAAACTTTAGAAACTGGTAAAATGGAACGTCAAATAAAAAAACAACCGGAGGAATTTGAATTAGATTATATTGAAATTTTCAGTTATCCTATTTGGGATGAAAACGAAGAAAATATGACTGGTGTAGTTGAATTTGTAAGAGATATATCAGATAGATTAAAACAAAGAGAAAAACTTGAAATGATGAATTTTACTGTTAATAAATCAAACTTGTTGATTTTTAGGGTAAAATCTGATGGAATAATTGAATATGTTAATGATACAGTTTTGGATAAGTTAGAATATAAAAGAGAAGATCTTGTTGGAAATAATACAAAAAAAATAGTAAAAGCAAAAGATAATTATATTGAGAGGGAAAAATTTTGGAATAGAATTAAAGAATCTAAAGCAATAACTTATGAAAGAAAATTTATAACTAAAAGTGGAAATAAATTTCCAGTAGAAATTACCAGTCAATATTATAATTATGAAGATAAAGAATATGAATTTGTTTTTGCTAAAGATATTACCAAAAGAAAAGAGCAGGAAAAAAAGATAAAAGAACAAAAGGCATATTTTGAACAGCTCTTTAATAATTCTACAGAAGCTATAGTTCTTTTAGATAATAACCATCGAGTAATAAAAACAAATAAAAAATTTGAATCTTTATTTGGATTTAAACAATCAGAATTAAAAAATAAAAATCTAGATAATTATATTTTACCTGAAAACTTAATAGATGAAGGTAAAAATTATACCAAAAGAGCTAAACAGGGTGAAAAAATTGCAAAAGAGAGTATAAGAAAAACTAAGAATGGCCAGAAAATCAATGTCTATTTACAGGGCTTTCCTATTAAATTGGCAAATGGACATATTGGTATTTATGCTATTTATAGAGATATAACTGAAAGGAAAAAAAGAGAGGAAAAAATAGAATATTTGTCATATAAAGATCAATTAACTGATTTATATAATAGAAGATTTTTTGAAGAAGAAATGAAAAGATTAGATACTCAACGTAAATTACCTATTAGCATTATTATGGCGGATTTAAATGGTTTAAAAATCATTAATGATAGTTATGGGCATGAAAAAGGTGATGAGATATTAAAAAGAACTGCTAAAATACTAAAAAATTCTATAAGAAAGGAAGATGTTTTAGCTCGTCAGGGTGGAGATGAATTTGCTATTTTACTTCCTCAAACCCAAAAAGATGAAGCTCAGGAAGTAATTAACAGAATTAAAAGAAAAACTGATAAAACAAGAGATGAAGTTATCCCTATTTCAATTGCTTTAGGTGTTGCTACAAAAGAAAATAAGGAACAGAATATAGATAATATTTTAAAAAAAGCTGATGATAATATGTATCAAAATAAACTTTCAGAAAGCAGAAGTAGTAAAAGTAATATTGTTCAGGGATTATTAAATACTCTAAGTGCTAAAAGTCCTGAAACCAAAGAACATACGAAAAGAATGGCTGAATTATCCAAAAAGTTAGGTAATAAATTAAAACTTTCTAACTCGGAGTTGAATAAATTATCTTTACTTGCTACTTTACATGACATAGGTAAAACTACAATTTCTGAAAAAATATTAAATAAATCAGAAAATCTATCAAAAGAAGAATGGAAAATATTAAAAGAACATTCTGAAACTGGATATAAAATTGCAACTGCATCTAATGAATTTTCTGTAGTTGCAGAAGAAATATTATCACATCATGAAAATTGGGATGGAAGCGGATATCCTCGAGGAATTAAGGGAGAGAATATTCCTTATTTAGCCAGAATAATATCAATTATAGATGCTTATGATGTAATGACAACTAATAAACCTTATAGTAAAGCAATCTCCAAAAAAGCAGCATTAAATGAAATAAAAGAATGTGCAGGAAGTCAATTTGATCCTGAACTAGCTCAAAAATTTATAGAATTAAAAAAATAA